AGGACCAGAGCCTGAAGCATAGTCGCTTTTCAGAGGGCAGATCATCGGAATCTAGAAGGAGTATGAGGCCGGCGTTTCGGTCGCCGATCTGTGCCGCGAGCATGGCGTCAGCGACGCCAGCATGGACGTTAGCCACCGCAGCCATGGCCCGGCGCCCACGGTCAGATGCCAAGAGTCCGGATTCTCACATGCGCCCGAAGGCTTCCACGGATGTCGCGCCATCGCTCGATGAGCTTCCCACCGAACAGGCGCAGGCGCTACGCTTTGGCAAGGCCCGTTCGGCGCGCTCGACCGCCATCCTCGAAGATTATGTCGAGCTGATTGCCGACCTGATTGATTCGACGGGTGAGGCCCGCGCCATCGACATTGCGCGAAGGCTCGGGGTTTCGCTTCCGACGGCGATCAACACGATCTCGCGGCTGAAGAGGGAAGGCATGGCGGTGGCCCGTCCCTACCGCGGTATTTTTCTGACCGAGAAGGGAGAAGCGCTCGCCAAGCGGGTGCGCGCCCGCCATCGTCTGGTCCTTGAAATGCTGCTCGTGCTTGGCGTGCCCCGTGAGACCGCAGAGGTGGACGCCGAAGGCATCGAGCATCATGTTTCAGAAGCGACCGTCTAGGCATTCTCGGAGTTTCCAGCGCGCCAGTGTGCCGATAGCCAACCAATCGCAGACAGGGCTCAGTCCCGTTTTGACTTGATGTCCTGCATTACGAGCTGCCGATTGCGTAGGTTGGCTAGCATCAAATGCAGCAGCATGATCCTAAGCCTCAGCAACTCAGCGTACTCCATCTTTTGCTCATTGCGGGGGCATTCAAGGTCGGGACAGAAGTCGAGTGGTGGGTTGAAGACCCTCACCTTTCGCCAGCCTGCATCGTTCGATCAATTTCGATCATTGCTTCAGCGGGTAGGATAATCGCCGGGCGCTTTTTGCGTGGTGATCGTGCAAGAGATTTCGTCACTGCGTGCGGCAGCGCCCATGCAAGGCGCGAATGGGCTAACAACGAACGCCATCATCGCGCTTCACCGGCGTCTCTGTAACCTGCCTTCATCACCATTGGGCGTCCAGACTGTCGAGTACGTCAGCCGTGAAGGATCACCCGAAGGGCGATTGCAATTGCCGTGCGGCTATTAGGTTCGCCGCGATATCTCATCTTTCAGATAGAGTCCAAATGTGTTTGACGTATACCTAAGCGACAAACATGATTTGCTGGTCGCCATACAGGCTCGCCACTACCTGTCAGCGGCGCGTTCGGGAAATGGCGGAGACAAGGCAGGTCATCAGCGTCACGATAATGAGTGGTTTGAAGAAACATTAGAGGATTTGTTGGTCTTGCCCCCCACTGGACTTTCACGCGGCGTCCACTGCATCCCTTACAGCATCATTTCAGCGTCGCAACGACGACCGGCGGCAGGATGTAGGATAGGAGCGGCGATCTTCGGCGCGTCTCTTGCCGACGTTCAAGCGTATCAGCCGACGGCACCCGGATCGCCACAACCATTTCGATTGAATATCAGCCGATCATCTTTCCCGCGCTATTTATTTCACCGCGAACGGCACGCAGAGGCGGAACATCACCTCGTCGCGCGCATGCTCGTCGCCGTAGATGCGTCCGTGCTTCACCACTGAAGCCTGATCCTCGTTATAGGTGATGACATCGGCAGTTGGTGACGCCAAGCCAGCGTCCATCATAATTCCTTCTGGGCGTAGTGGAGTAGTGGATGACGGGGCCGGCAAAGAACGCGGAATGTTCGGGATTGTTGAACCATAGCCGGTGAACTCGTTGTGGACGCGGGTCTCGAAGCCGATCATCCAGTTCGGTATCACCAGATAGGACATGCCGAAGGTTACGTCGATCGGCGAAGCTCTTTCGATCGAGCCGTCGGCCTCCCTCTCATGCTTGGCCATGATATTGATAGCGGCAATGAGGCGATCCTCCAGGAAGTTCTTCTGCAAGATCACCCGCCACTCCAGCTCTTTCTCCTTCGACCCGATGTCCGGCTCGATGTAGAGCGCAAGCCCGACCGGATCGGTCACGGGATTGAGAACTTGGTAAATCGCCTCGGACGAAACGGAATCGAAGCGCGTGTTCTCGTAACGCGAGTACGGGTCGAAGGACGCATCGAGAAACTGCGTCACGCCCGGTCCACCCGTCGCCCCGTCGAATCCGTTTCGGAAGGCATTGGCATAACTCCAGTTGAAGTAGCCGGAAATCTGCAGCTGGTTGGTGAGACCGTATTAGATCTCCTCCTTGTTCTGCATGAAAAAATACTGCCCCTGCGACTGTCCTAACTGCATGAACGATTTGTGTTCGTACTCGAACGTCCCCTGCGGATGCACGTCGGCAGTGTAAATCCAGCCGAACGGTGATTTCGCCTGACAAGCGGTCAGCATCACAGCTGCCGCGTATATCGGTCCCACGA
The DNA window shown above is from Bradyrhizobium sp. CB1650 and carries:
- the mntR gene encoding manganese-binding transcriptional regulator MntR, translated to MRPKASTDVAPSLDELPTEQAQALRFGKARSARSTAILEDYVELIADLIDSTGEARAIDIARRLGVSLPTAINTISRLKREGMAVARPYRGIFLTEKGEALAKRVRARHRLVLEMLLVLGVPRETAEVDAEGIEHHVSEATV